One Tolypothrix bouteillei VB521301 DNA window includes the following coding sequences:
- a CDS encoding HdeD family acid-resistance protein, with translation MTSEDFRETRKNSALAIVLGVLMILLGIAAIAEPFIATIAITIVFSWTLIIAGIVRIVHAFQSRHKRGFWTTLVVGILYVIGGILLISNIFGAALSLTLAFGFIIFMEGVLEVIAAFQMRRDPNWGWVLFSGIMAIILGILILYQWPISTVWVLGVFVGINFLLTGLWMILLSLASRSLLDHRARV, from the coding sequence ATGACTTCTGAAGATTTTAGAGAAACCAGAAAAAATTCAGCATTGGCAATTGTCTTAGGTGTTTTGATGATTCTGCTGGGAATTGCAGCGATCGCAGAACCATTTATTGCCACTATTGCCATCACAATCGTATTCTCCTGGACTTTAATTATTGCTGGCATCGTCCGAATTGTTCATGCATTTCAATCACGTCACAAACGAGGCTTCTGGACAACACTAGTAGTTGGTATTCTATACGTAATTGGTGGAATTTTGTTGATTAGCAACATCTTTGGTGCTGCGCTCTCTCTCACTTTAGCTTTTGGATTTATCATTTTTATGGAGGGTGTATTGGAGGTGATTGCAGCATTTCAAATGCGTCGAGATCCAAACTGGGGTTGGGTACTATTTAGCGGTATCATGGCTATTATTCTAGGGATTTTGATTCTGTATCAATGGCCGATCAGCACAGTTTGGGTATTGGGAGTATTTGTAGGGATTAATTTTTTGTTGACGGGCCTTTGGATGATCCTGCTTTCATTAGCTTCTCGTAGTCTTCTTGACCATAGGGCAAGAGTTTAA
- the clpB gene encoding ATP-dependent chaperone ClpB — MQPTNPEQFTEKAWEALVRTPEIAKQFQHQQIESEHLMPALLKQEGLASSIFNKAGVNVQKLHERTIDFINRQPKVSGASSGSVYIGHSLETLLDRAEQYRKEFGDEYISIEHLILAFAKDDRFGKGLFQEFGLDEKKLRNIIQQIRGSQKVTDQNPEVKYEALEKYGRDLTQLAHEGILDPVIGRDEEIRRTIQILSRRTKNNPVLIGEPGVGKTAIVEGLAQRIVSGDVPESLRDRKLIALDMGALIAGAKYRGEFEERLKAVLKEIQEAQGQIVLFIDEIHTVVGAGATQGSMDASNLLKPMLARGELRCIGATTLDEYRKYIEKDAALERRFQQVYVDQPSVEDTISILRGLKERYELHHGVKVSDSALVAAATLSARYISDRFLPDKAIDLVDEAAAKLKMEITSKPEELDEIDRKILQLEMERLSLQKETDSASRERLERLERELAELKERQDALNAQWQAEKQIIDRIRQIRQEIERVNVEIQQAERDYDLNRAAELKYSKLTELQRQLKEAEARLAQIQTSGKSLLREEVTEADIAEIISKWTGILVSRLVESEMQKLLHLEEELHKRVIGQDEAVRAVADAIQRSRAGLADPNRPIASFIFLGPTGVGKTELAKALAEYLFDTEDALVRIDMSEYMEKHAVARLIGAPPGYVGYEEGGQLTEAIRRRPYSVILFDEIEKAHPDVFNVLLQILDDGRLTDSQGRTVDFKNTIAIMTSNIGSIYILDVAGDDSKYEQMRDRVMEAVRESFRPEFLNRIDEIIIFHSLRKDELREIVKLQVQHLEERLRERKLLLKISDEALDWIVQVGYDPVYGARPLKRAIQRELETPIAKAILRGEFHEGDTIYVHVEHERLVLKCLSPELVNA, encoded by the coding sequence ATGCAACCAACCAATCCCGAGCAATTTACCGAAAAAGCCTGGGAAGCCCTTGTTCGGACTCCCGAAATTGCCAAGCAGTTTCAGCATCAGCAGATTGAGAGCGAACATTTGATGCCAGCGCTATTAAAACAGGAAGGACTCGCCAGTTCTATTTTCAACAAAGCCGGGGTAAATGTTCAAAAACTACACGAGCGCACTATCGACTTCATCAACCGTCAGCCCAAAGTATCGGGGGCTAGCAGTGGTTCGGTATACATCGGACACAGTTTAGAGACGCTGCTCGATCGCGCTGAACAATACCGCAAAGAGTTTGGTGATGAATATATTTCTATTGAACATTTAATACTAGCTTTTGCCAAAGACGATCGCTTTGGTAAAGGGTTGTTTCAAGAATTTGGACTGGATGAAAAAAAACTCCGCAACATCATTCAACAGATTCGAGGGAGTCAAAAAGTGACAGATCAAAACCCGGAAGTTAAATATGAAGCGCTAGAAAAATACGGACGCGATTTAACCCAATTGGCACATGAGGGCATACTCGACCCAGTGATTGGACGAGATGAAGAAATTCGTCGCACGATTCAAATCCTTTCTCGTCGGACTAAAAATAACCCCGTGCTGATTGGTGAACCTGGTGTCGGTAAAACGGCAATTGTAGAAGGATTAGCGCAGCGCATTGTCAGTGGTGATGTCCCGGAATCATTGCGCGATCGCAAACTAATAGCTTTAGACATGGGTGCGTTAATTGCCGGAGCCAAATACCGGGGAGAATTTGAAGAACGCCTGAAAGCTGTCTTAAAAGAAATCCAAGAAGCACAGGGACAAATCGTCTTGTTCATTGACGAAATTCACACTGTAGTTGGTGCGGGTGCAACGCAAGGATCGATGGATGCTAGCAACTTGCTCAAGCCAATGCTTGCTCGCGGCGAACTGCGCTGTATTGGTGCCACCACGCTAGATGAATACCGCAAGTATATTGAAAAAGATGCGGCTTTGGAACGTCGTTTTCAGCAGGTGTATGTCGATCAGCCCAGTGTGGAAGATACCATCTCAATTCTGCGCGGTTTGAAAGAGCGCTACGAGTTACACCATGGCGTGAAGGTTTCTGATAGTGCGTTAGTTGCGGCAGCTACTCTGTCTGCGAGATATATTAGCGATCGCTTCCTACCCGACAAAGCTATTGATTTGGTGGATGAAGCTGCGGCTAAACTAAAAATGGAAATTACTTCCAAACCAGAAGAATTAGACGAAATCGATCGCAAAATTCTGCAACTGGAAATGGAGCGGCTGTCACTGCAAAAAGAAACAGACAGTGCTTCCAGAGAGCGGTTAGAACGGCTGGAGAGAGAACTTGCAGAGTTAAAAGAACGCCAAGATGCCCTCAATGCTCAATGGCAAGCAGAGAAGCAAATCATCGATCGCATTCGCCAAATTAGACAAGAGATTGAGCGTGTCAATGTAGAAATTCAGCAAGCCGAACGCGATTACGACCTCAACCGGGCAGCAGAACTGAAATACAGCAAACTCACTGAGCTGCAACGACAACTAAAAGAAGCCGAAGCGCGACTAGCTCAAATCCAGACTAGCGGTAAATCTCTGTTGCGCGAAGAAGTCACCGAAGCTGACATTGCCGAAATTATCTCCAAATGGACGGGTATTCTGGTAAGCAGACTGGTTGAATCGGAAATGCAAAAACTCTTGCATCTGGAAGAAGAGCTACATAAACGTGTGATTGGTCAGGACGAAGCTGTAAGAGCTGTTGCTGATGCAATTCAACGTTCCCGTGCTGGGTTAGCAGACCCGAATCGTCCCATTGCTAGCTTTATTTTCTTAGGCCCGACCGGGGTGGGAAAAACAGAACTGGCAAAAGCTTTAGCGGAATATCTGTTTGATACTGAAGATGCACTGGTGCGGATCGATATGTCCGAATACATGGAGAAACACGCTGTTGCCCGTCTCATCGGTGCACCTCCAGGTTACGTGGGCTATGAAGAAGGTGGACAACTCACCGAAGCGATTCGCCGCCGACCTTATTCTGTAATTCTGTTTGACGAAATTGAGAAAGCTCATCCTGATGTATTCAACGTCCTGCTGCAAATCCTGGATGATGGTCGCCTAACTGATTCTCAGGGACGCACAGTAGATTTTAAAAATACGATCGCGATTATGACAAGCAATATTGGTTCAATATACATTTTGGATGTGGCAGGAGATGATAGCAAGTACGAACAAATGCGCGATCGCGTCATGGAAGCAGTTCGAGAAAGTTTCCGCCCCGAATTCCTCAACCGCATTGATGAAATCATTATCTTCCATAGCTTGCGGAAGGACGAGTTGCGCGAAATTGTCAAACTACAAGTGCAGCATTTAGAGGAGCGACTGCGCGAGCGTAAACTCTTGCTTAAAATCTCCGACGAGGCTCTCGATTGGATTGTTCAGGTCGGTTATGACCCAGTTTACGGTGCTCGTCCCCTGAAGCGGGCGATTCAGCGAGAACTAGAAACTCCGATTGCCAAAGCGATTCTACGCGGCGAGTTCCACGAAGGCGACACAATCTACGTCCATGTGGAACATGAACGACTGGTGTTGAAGTGCTTATCACCTGAACTGGTCAACGCTTAG
- a CDS encoding chaperone modulator CbpM yields the protein MSSNLSLSCLVWTEAGDRLYSFEQAAYLTQTSVLLLERFARLGLIEPVGIMLRRQDIFRVVQIQRLHRDLNLNWVGAAMVLDMVTEIAQLKAQLRAYRAELQIRN from the coding sequence ATGAGTTCTAACCTGAGTTTGTCTTGCTTGGTGTGGACAGAAGCAGGCGATCGCCTCTATAGTTTCGAGCAAGCCGCCTACCTCACCCAAACCTCGGTTTTATTGCTAGAACGATTTGCCCGCCTGGGATTAATTGAACCTGTAGGAATCATGCTGCGCCGACAGGATATATTTCGCGTTGTGCAGATTCAAAGGTTGCACCGCGATCTGAACTTGAATTGGGTCGGAGCAGCAATGGTGCTAGATATGGTAACTGAAATTGCCCAACTCAAGGCGCAACTGCGCGCCTACCGTGCTGAATTACAAATTCGTAATTAA
- a CDS encoding DnaJ C-terminal domain-containing protein, with protein MVAATDFKDYYEILGVSKNATPEDIKKAYRKLARKYHPDLNPNDKQAEARFKEINEANEVLSDPEKRQKYDQYGQYWQQAAAGAPPPRGAGTQGYDFSQYGNFNDFIDELLGGLGRSGGRTKQRTANYRTTRRPEGFREYADFGYGEDPFGRFTDVPAQDTEAAIALTFSEAFHGTQKRLQIDGETITVRIPPGVKPGSRIRVKGKGQISPFNQQRGDLYLSIELLPHPFFKFEGDNLACEVPVSPEEAVLGAQIDVPTPDGKVTMTIPAGVDSGQALRLRGKGWRDPKGNRTALIVRLKIVTPKDLSPKERECYEKLRQVSSFNSRQGLTEVQL; from the coding sequence ATGGTTGCAGCAACTGATTTCAAAGATTATTACGAAATTCTGGGTGTCAGTAAGAACGCCACTCCGGAGGATATCAAAAAAGCCTACCGGAAATTGGCACGGAAATATCACCCGGACTTAAATCCTAACGATAAGCAAGCCGAAGCGCGGTTCAAAGAAATTAACGAAGCTAATGAAGTGCTGTCCGACCCGGAAAAACGCCAGAAGTATGACCAGTATGGTCAGTACTGGCAACAGGCTGCGGCGGGTGCACCTCCACCCAGAGGGGCGGGTACACAAGGTTATGACTTTAGCCAGTATGGCAACTTTAATGATTTCATTGATGAATTGCTGGGAGGGTTAGGTCGCAGTGGCGGTCGTACAAAACAGCGCACAGCTAATTATCGCACTACAAGAAGACCAGAAGGATTCCGGGAATACGCCGACTTTGGCTATGGAGAAGACCCTTTCGGCCGCTTCACTGATGTTCCCGCACAGGATACAGAAGCGGCGATCGCTCTCACTTTTTCTGAAGCGTTTCACGGTACACAGAAGCGGCTACAAATTGATGGAGAAACCATCACTGTTCGTATTCCGCCCGGTGTGAAACCGGGAAGCCGCATTCGGGTAAAAGGCAAAGGACAGATAAGTCCTTTTAACCAGCAACGCGGCGATCTTTATCTGTCGATTGAATTATTGCCTCATCCTTTCTTCAAATTTGAGGGCGACAATCTTGCCTGTGAAGTACCTGTCAGCCCAGAAGAAGCAGTGCTTGGCGCACAAATAGATGTTCCTACGCCTGATGGCAAGGTAACGATGACGATTCCAGCCGGTGTGGATTCCGGCCAAGCACTCCGGCTACGTGGCAAGGGCTGGCGCGATCCAAAAGGTAATCGTACCGCTTTGATCGTGCGTTTAAAAATTGTGACACCCAAAGATTTGAGTCCTAAGGAAAGAGAGTGCTATGAAAAATTGCGGCAGGTCAGTAGTTTTAATTCCCGTCAGGGCTTAACGGAGGTGCAGTTATGA
- a CDS encoding YfdX family protein, which produces MNRYHRFFRRLQVLLVGILFSSLLFIAPVHAVSSAAVSPETLNQLDTSLQQELEKERQQATAEAESKLDREAIAAIEETKKAIAAIERGKTQEAIAALERATGKIDILVAQYPKLALIPVAAEVAILDFAPQDFNLVDRIRKQVKSAVNAEDFPAARELLNNLMSEIRTAIVNLPLERYPDATKQAARLLNEGKIDEAKGVLQLALSTLVVTEQARPLPLVKAHTDLVTAVTLAEKDRDAAQRLLEDARAQLKLAQELGYARGDREYAEFDKAIRNLERQVKARENTTVAFAKLQEQFFSFFNRVSEVVKPDDSSKRAEARRRD; this is translated from the coding sequence ATGAACCGATATCACAGATTCTTTAGAAGGCTGCAAGTCCTGTTAGTGGGTATTCTTTTCTCCTCGCTTTTATTCATCGCTCCCGTTCATGCAGTTAGCTCTGCTGCGGTATCTCCTGAAACATTAAATCAGCTTGATACTAGTCTTCAGCAGGAGCTTGAAAAGGAGAGGCAACAGGCAACAGCTGAGGCTGAAAGTAAACTGGATCGAGAAGCGATCGCCGCAATCGAAGAAACTAAAAAAGCGATCGCTGCCATTGAGCGGGGAAAGACTCAAGAAGCAATTGCTGCCCTAGAACGAGCAACTGGAAAAATTGACATACTGGTGGCACAATACCCTAAACTAGCTCTAATTCCGGTGGCGGCTGAGGTAGCGATCCTCGATTTTGCCCCTCAGGATTTTAATTTGGTTGACCGAATTCGCAAACAAGTTAAGTCTGCTGTAAATGCAGAAGATTTTCCGGCGGCTCGCGAACTGTTGAACAACTTGATGAGCGAGATTCGCACAGCAATCGTCAATCTGCCATTAGAGAGATATCCAGATGCTACCAAGCAGGCAGCTCGGTTGTTGAACGAAGGCAAAATTGATGAAGCCAAAGGCGTGCTGCAACTTGCGCTCTCAACTTTAGTGGTCACAGAACAAGCTCGACCCCTGCCGCTAGTCAAAGCCCATACCGATCTAGTGACTGCGGTTACTTTAGCAGAGAAGGATCGCGACGCAGCACAGAGGTTGCTAGAAGATGCTCGTGCCCAACTTAAGTTAGCTCAAGAACTAGGATATGCCAGAGGCGATCGCGAGTATGCAGAATTTGACAAAGCAATTAGAAATCTAGAGCGGCAAGTTAAGGCACGTGAGAACACAACAGTTGCATTTGCCAAGCTTCAGGAACAATTCTTTAGTTTCTTCAACCGAGTATCCGAAGTCGTTAAACCAGATGATTCCTCGAAAAGGGCAGAAGCCAGGAGACGCGATTAA
- a CDS encoding YfdX family protein, translated as MNSTTLNQPNPQSQQEIEQERQKATNEAQSSLDRDAIAALEETRNAINAIDRENTQETIQALERATGKLDILLARYSELALVPVSTQITIIDLAPRDFDLIEPIRDEAKMAVNEEDFPTGRALLHNLVSEIRTSTVNLPLETYPDAMKEAARLLHQGRTDEARAVMQLALSTLVVTEQSRPIPLINALTELAAAMALAAQGQDQQNQDQQNRDQVLRLLEDARTQLKLARELGYARRDPEYKELDRAIRDIERQIRAKEKTESPFAKLREKFFSFFNRVSRVNRPSHESQQTQSQLSTARL; from the coding sequence ATGAACTCTACGACATTGAATCAGCCCAATCCTCAATCTCAGCAGGAGATTGAACAGGAGAGGCAAAAGGCAACGAATGAGGCTCAAAGTTCCTTAGATCGGGACGCAATCGCCGCGCTCGAAGAAACTCGCAATGCAATCAACGCCATCGATCGGGAAAACACTCAGGAAACCATTCAAGCTCTGGAACGGGCAACTGGAAAACTTGATATTCTCCTAGCACGCTACTCTGAACTGGCTCTGGTTCCTGTGTCAACTCAGATAACCATTATCGATCTTGCCCCTCGGGATTTTGATTTGATTGAGCCAATTCGCGATGAAGCTAAGATGGCTGTGAATGAGGAAGATTTTCCGACTGGGCGTGCATTGTTGCACAACCTAGTGAGTGAGATTCGCACATCAACCGTCAATCTGCCACTTGAGACGTATCCTGATGCCATGAAGGAGGCCGCCCGATTGTTGCATCAAGGGAGAACCGATGAAGCCAGAGCGGTAATGCAACTGGCACTCTCAACTCTGGTGGTGACAGAACAATCTCGACCCATTCCACTGATTAATGCCCTTACTGAACTAGCTGCTGCAATGGCTTTAGCTGCTCAGGGACAGGACCAGCAAAATCAGGACCAGCAAAATCGGGACCAAGTACTGCGGTTGCTGGAAGATGCTCGCACCCAACTCAAGCTGGCGAGAGAACTGGGCTATGCTAGACGCGATCCCGAGTACAAAGAACTTGACCGGGCAATCAGAGACATTGAGCGGCAAATCAGGGCAAAGGAGAAAACAGAAAGTCCATTTGCCAAACTCCGGGAAAAGTTCTTTAGTTTCTTCAACCGGGTGTCCAGAGTCAACAGACCATCTCATGAAAGTCAGCAAACCCAAAGTCAGCTCTCTACAGCACGCTTGTGA
- a CDS encoding aldo/keto reductase has translation MEQRRFGSIQRAVAAIGQGTWYIDNGDRASAIAALRQGLDLGMTHIDTAQMYGSAEEVVAEAIAGRRDRVFLVSKVLPGNASRRGTIVACEKSLARLHTDRLDSYLLHWRGQHPLEETIAAFEQLQHEGKILSWGVSNFDLPDLEDARAIAGEGRFVCNQVLYHLKERAIEHAVIPWCEKHGVAVVAYSPFGHGHFPDPHTTGGRVLQEIAAAHNATPRQVALRFLVRRPLLFAIPKASSPEHAAENAGAGDLQLTEAELDRIDKAFPPGPRPHVLPML, from the coding sequence ATGGAACAGCGTCGATTCGGTTCCATTCAGCGCGCGGTCGCAGCGATCGGTCAAGGAACCTGGTACATCGACAATGGTGACCGCGCCTCTGCGATCGCCGCTTTGCGCCAAGGACTCGATCTCGGCATGACCCACATCGACACGGCACAGATGTACGGCAGCGCCGAGGAGGTGGTCGCCGAGGCGATCGCTGGACGACGCGATCGGGTTTTCCTGGTTTCCAAGGTTCTTCCTGGAAATGCTTCTCGCAGAGGGACGATCGTAGCTTGCGAGAAATCGCTCGCTCGACTTCATACCGATCGGCTGGACTCTTATCTGTTGCACTGGCGCGGTCAACACCCACTGGAGGAGACGATCGCTGCCTTCGAGCAGCTTCAGCACGAGGGGAAGATTCTCTCCTGGGGAGTGAGCAACTTCGATCTGCCCGACCTTGAAGATGCCCGGGCGATCGCTGGCGAGGGTCGTTTCGTCTGCAACCAGGTTCTTTACCATTTGAAAGAGCGCGCGATCGAGCATGCCGTGATTCCTTGGTGTGAGAAGCATGGCGTCGCCGTGGTCGCCTACAGCCCGTTCGGTCACGGGCACTTCCCAGATCCGCACACGACCGGAGGCCGCGTGCTGCAGGAAATCGCCGCCGCACACAACGCGACCCCTCGCCAGGTTGCGCTTCGGTTCCTAGTGCGGCGGCCCTTGCTCTTTGCAATCCCCAAGGCCTCTAGCCCCGAGCACGCAGCCGAAAACGCCGGGGCTGGGGATCTCCAGTTGACCGAAGCCGAGCTCGATCGGATCGATAAAGCTTTCCCGCCCGGTCCCCGTCCCCACGTGCTTCCAATGCTGTAG
- a CDS encoding SDR family NAD(P)-dependent oxidoreductase, with translation MELGLKDKVAIVTGASQGLGKAVAIALAQEGCRVVLSARSEAHLEQVADSIRQRGGIAESIAEDATQSQAMQSLVDRTIDKFSVVHILVNITGTLGQTQVFEQISDEEWLEVFKINLFSTVQLIRAALPHMQQQKWGRIINLASESGIQPDPTMPHYNASKAALINLTKSLSKAYAKDGILVNAVSPAFIETPMVDKMLEQQAKSKGISQQQAEVEFLHQNRPNLVLERAGKPEEVAAVVVFLASEATSFVTGSNYRVDGGSVASIN, from the coding sequence ATGGAACTGGGACTTAAAGATAAAGTTGCGATCGTGACCGGGGCGAGCCAAGGATTAGGCAAAGCAGTTGCGATCGCGCTTGCTCAAGAAGGGTGTCGGGTTGTACTCAGCGCTAGAAGTGAAGCTCACCTTGAGCAAGTTGCTGACTCGATTCGTCAGAGGGGCGGAATTGCGGAATCGATCGCCGAAGATGCCACGCAGTCTCAAGCAATGCAATCACTTGTCGATCGCACGATTGACAAATTTAGCGTAGTTCACATCCTAGTAAATATCACCGGAACCCTGGGTCAAACGCAGGTGTTTGAGCAAATTTCTGACGAGGAGTGGCTTGAGGTCTTCAAAATTAACTTATTCTCGACCGTACAACTCATTCGTGCTGCCTTACCGCACATGCAGCAGCAGAAATGGGGACGGATTATTAACTTAGCCTCAGAGTCTGGAATTCAACCTGATCCGACTATGCCTCACTACAACGCCTCGAAAGCCGCTTTGATTAATTTGACGAAAAGCTTGTCAAAGGCTTATGCCAAAGATGGGATTTTAGTGAATGCTGTTTCGCCTGCGTTTATCGAAACCCCAATGGTTGACAAAATGCTGGAACAACAAGCTAAAAGTAAAGGCATTTCCCAACAACAAGCAGAAGTCGAGTTTTTACACCAAAATCGACCGAATCTGGTGCTTGAACGTGCGGGAAAACCCGAAGAGGTTGCGGCAGTTGTGGTTTTTCTAGCGTCTGAAGCGACTTCTTTTGTGACTGGATCAAACTATCGAGTAGATGGCGGCTCAGTCGCCAGCATCAACTAA
- a CDS encoding NAD(P)-dependent alcohol dehydrogenase: MLKSIGYAAQNEKTPLAPLAFERQEPEEKDVQIEILYCGVCHSDVHQVRNEWQNTVYPCLPGHEIVGRVVKVGSAVTKFKAGDLAGVGCMIDSCQSCTPCKEGLEQYCEGPKGWTATYNGPQKPDGTNTFGGYSNNLVVTEKFVLKVPENLDLKAVAPLLCAGVTTYSPLRHWKVSSGQKVGIVGLGGLGHIAIKLAKAMGANVTVFTTSPEKEVDARRLGADDVVLSTDRDAMSQHQLSFDYILSTIPTSHDINPYINLLKRDATLTLVGALEPLEPGLNNSQVAFHRRSVAGSLIGGIAETQEVLDFCREHGIVSDVEVIPIQQINEAYERMLKGDVRYRFVIDIALLQQEFDRG, from the coding sequence ATGCTCAAGAGCATTGGATACGCGGCTCAGAACGAGAAAACTCCCCTTGCTCCCCTCGCATTCGAGCGCCAAGAACCAGAGGAAAAGGACGTACAGATCGAAATTTTGTACTGTGGTGTTTGTCATTCTGATGTGCATCAGGTTCGCAATGAATGGCAGAACACAGTTTATCCTTGTCTCCCTGGACATGAAATTGTTGGGAGAGTGGTCAAAGTGGGATCAGCGGTGACTAAATTCAAAGCAGGCGATTTGGCAGGCGTGGGGTGCATGATCGACTCATGTCAGTCTTGTACCCCGTGTAAAGAGGGATTAGAACAATACTGCGAAGGACCGAAAGGCTGGACAGCGACTTACAATGGACCGCAAAAACCAGACGGCACGAACACCTTCGGTGGTTACTCCAACAACCTTGTTGTAACTGAAAAATTCGTTCTAAAAGTGCCTGAGAATCTAGACTTAAAAGCTGTTGCACCATTACTATGTGCAGGCGTTACTACCTATTCTCCTCTACGCCACTGGAAGGTTAGTTCTGGTCAAAAAGTCGGGATTGTTGGGCTAGGGGGACTGGGACACATAGCAATTAAGCTAGCAAAAGCAATGGGTGCCAATGTCACGGTGTTTACTACTTCGCCAGAAAAAGAAGTGGATGCTCGTCGCTTAGGTGCAGATGATGTCGTACTCTCGACCGATCGAGACGCAATGAGTCAACACCAACTCAGTTTTGACTACATTCTCAGTACGATTCCGACCTCGCACGACATCAATCCTTACATCAATCTGCTCAAGCGCGATGCTACGCTCACTCTAGTCGGCGCACTAGAACCATTAGAGCCAGGATTGAACAATAGCCAAGTCGCGTTTCACCGTCGCAGCGTGGCTGGATCATTGATTGGTGGTATTGCTGAAACTCAGGAAGTCCTCGATTTTTGTCGAGAACATGGCATTGTCTCGGATGTTGAAGTTATTCCGATTCAGCAAATTAATGAAGCCTATGAGCGAATGTTGAAAGGAGATGTTCGATACCGCTTTGTGATTGATATAGCTTTGCTTCAGCAGGAGTTCGATCGCGGCTGA
- a CDS encoding NAD(P)-dependent oxidoreductase — translation MATDKPKIGFIGLGSLGSCMALQLLKANYLLTVYDRSSEKTQSFTQQGAAIADSPKTLASRCDVIISCVANDAAVEAVMLGENGAISGANANTILIDMSTVAPQTSQRIHQAAQQRNLAMIDAAVSGSVPQAKEGSLLILVGGDEAIYQQCKPIFEVLGKASFHMGAVGMGATMKLVVNTLLGVGMQALAEAIVLGEKSGLERSKLLDVLEQMAVVAPAHRGKLENAKQNEYPVNFALRLMVKDFDLVRQQAAQCSVPMPATAVAQQVYAIAQAKNIEEDFSAVIRLMENLASANL, via the coding sequence ATGGCAACCGACAAACCTAAGATCGGCTTTATTGGACTCGGCAGCTTGGGGAGTTGTATGGCGCTGCAACTGCTCAAAGCGAACTATCTCTTGACGGTCTACGATCGCAGTTCTGAAAAAACTCAGTCTTTCACTCAACAAGGGGCAGCGATCGCAGATTCACCGAAAACGCTGGCATCTCGTTGTGATGTCATTATCTCTTGTGTTGCGAATGATGCCGCCGTTGAGGCAGTGATGCTCGGCGAAAATGGTGCAATTTCGGGAGCGAACGCCAATACCATTCTGATTGATATGAGTACGGTTGCGCCCCAAACGTCCCAACGAATTCACCAAGCGGCCCAACAGAGAAATCTAGCCATGATTGATGCCGCCGTATCCGGCAGTGTCCCACAAGCCAAAGAAGGGAGTTTATTGATTTTAGTGGGCGGAGATGAAGCGATTTATCAGCAGTGCAAACCGATTTTTGAGGTGTTGGGAAAGGCGAGCTTCCACATGGGAGCGGTCGGCATGGGAGCAACAATGAAGCTTGTGGTGAATACGTTACTAGGTGTAGGAATGCAAGCACTGGCAGAAGCGATTGTGTTAGGAGAAAAGAGCGGATTAGAACGATCAAAGCTGCTAGATGTCCTTGAACAGATGGCAGTGGTAGCTCCAGCCCACAGAGGCAAGCTTGAAAATGCTAAACAAAACGAGTATCCGGTCAATTTTGCGCTGCGATTGATGGTCAAGGATTTTGATCTCGTTCGACAGCAGGCAGCCCAATGTTCGGTGCCCATGCCTGCAACTGCGGTTGCTCAACAAGTGTATGCGATCGCCCAAGCCAAAAACATCGAGGAAGATTTTTCCGCAGTGATTCGATTGATGGAAAACCTTGCATCCGCGAATTTGTAG